CTGGCCCCGGCAGATTCCGAGTGTGCCGTTTTAGAACACGATACGAGCTCTTTCAGAACACTCCCGGGCCGTGCCGCCGGCGGCGATCGTCGCAAGTCATTCCGTTTGTTGAGTCGCCGATCCGGCCGAAAGCGGGCCCGCCGCTTGCTCCACTGGGGGCATGTCTCGCGCTCGCAGCCACGCCGGCGATGCGATGGTCGGCGTCAGCGGCCTCTGCACGCTGGCGGCCGGCGTGTCGATCATCAGCCCGGACGTCCGTGCGCAGGTCAATGCGTTTGCCGGCGATCCCGTCGTTCAACTGAGCGGACTGGCGTCGCGCGCGCTGGACTTCGGCAACATGGTCGTCCGATCGGCCGGCGACTATACGCCGGACTCCACCCCGTTCATGGGCTTCGCGATCGTCGCCGTCGTCCTCACGCTCATGATGTTCCGTTCCTGAGCTTCCCGCATCGGCCGCACCACTCACTTCGCAACTGCGCGTGCCCGCCGGGGTAAAATCGCCCGGGCCCGATGACGCGTCTGACATTCGGCGCAGCACTCCTGCTCGGCGGGGCATCCGTGATGGCGGCACAAGCGCCCGCGCCCCGGCGCGCCGCACCGCCGCCGGCGGTGGCTTCCTCCCGAACCTTCCAACCGCCTGAGACCTTCCGGAAGTACTGCTTCGAATGCCACGGCGGCACCAGGCACAAGGGGGATGTCAGCATCGAGCGGTTGATCCGGCTGTCCGCGCAGTCGTCCGTCGGCGACTACTGGGAAGAGTGGAACAAGGTCGCGGAGATGCTCGAGACGGGCGCGATGCCGCCCAGAGATGACGCCGATCTCTTTCCGACCGACGACGAGCGCGCGGCGACAGGGGCGTGGATCCGCTCAGCCCTGGCCGCGTACGAAGCGAAGCACGCCGGCGATCCCGGGCGAATCACCGTCCGCCGGCTGACCAGCGCCGAGTACGCGTATGCCGTTCGCGATCTGACCGGCCTGGATCTCGACGCCGGCATCGATGCCTCCAGCGACTCGGTCGGGGGCGAAGGGTTCACCAACTTCGGCGACGTGCAGTTCGTCGAGGAGACGAGCGTCGAGCGCTATCTCGAGGCCGCGAAGCAGGTCGCCGATCACGCCGTGGTCGGTGCCGGACCCCTCGAGTTCTTCGCCGATGCCGGCAGGACCGGCCTCGAGCTGTCCGCGCTCAACCGGATCAACGGCCTCTATCGGTCGAAGGGGTTTCGCGTCGTCTCGGGAGAAGGCGGACGCCCGTTCGGGCTCGATCGGTACGGCAAGGCGTTCTTCGTCGCCTGGTATTACAAGCATCGCGTCGCGCTCGGCGATCCTGCGGCGACGATTCGCGGGCTCGCGGCGAAGGAAGGCATCACCGGCCGTTTCGCCGAGCACGTCTGGACGGTGCTCAACACGCGGGATAGCGGGTATCCCACCCGCGTCACCGTGGACGGCTGGACGAAGCTGCCCGCGCCCGGGCCGGACGTGGCGGCGTCGCTCGCCGCGGCCCGCGCCGGGTGCGACGATCTCTACAAGGCGCTGACGACCTGGCCGAGCTGGTTCTTCGCCCGCGGCGATCTCGCGGCCGGCGGCGCCGGCGACGAGAGTCCGCTGGTCTTCGACGACACCACGCTGAAGGCGGAGACCACACGCCGCTACACCTACACGTTGAATCCGCGCGGCGGCCGCGGTCGTCCCTCGGTGGCTGCCGGGCCGGTGAAGGTGTTGCTCACGTACGCGGACGTCAACCCGAGACCCGGATCGAGACCCGCAGTCATCTGGCGAAATCCGCGCATCGTCACGCGTGCCCCTGGCGCGGCAGGCGGCGCGGGCCCCTCGACGGCGCTCGGGGCAGGCCGAGGGCGCGGCGCCTCCGGGCCGATTCTCTCCACGCGCTCGCTGCGGCTCTCGTTGCCCGCCGACGTCGCCGGATCGCTCGCGTTCGGTACGAGCCCGGACGCAAGCGTCATGGGCCCCGAGGACTTTGCCGCCACGAAGACGATGTCGTTCTCCATCGACGTGCCGCCCGGCGACAACCTGGTGGAGTTCCAGGCCGACGCCGAGTTGGGCAGCGACCGGAACGCGGTGATCCGCGTGACCATCTCGGACCGCGCCGAAGGATCGCCGCGCGATGCGCCGCAGCGCGCGATTCTCGGCGACCCGAAGAGCACGGGCTACGAGCAGTTCCGTGCACGCATCGCCGAGTACGTCTCGCTGCTGCCGCCCAACTCGCACGGCGAAGCCAATCCCGCCGACAAGGATCCGGTGCCGCCGCCGTTCGACAACACCTACAACAGCCCCGAGCACGACGCGTTCGTGATGAACGTGAAGTACCAGCGCAACGACCGGTTCTTCACCGAGAACATCGTGGACGGCGCCGATCGCGCGCGGCTGAACCAGGCATGGAACGATCTCTTCGGATCGTGGCCGTACCACGACGCGTATCTGGCGATGCTGGCGGATCACTACGAGGTGGCGCTGGACAGCCGGAAGATCGAAGACATGACCGCCAGCCGCATCGCGGCGCTGCCCTCGGCGATCCGGCCGCACGTCCTCGCGCTGCGCGCGCACTATGACCAGGTGAGGAAGGCGCAGGCGCTCGCCGAGCCCGGTCACGTAACGGACGCGCTCGCGTTCGCCAGCCGCGCGTGGCGCCGCCCGCTGACGGCCGCCGAGAAGGCGAGTCTGCGGACCTTCTACCAGCGAGCTCGTACGGCGAATGGTCTCGATCACGACGCGGCCATCCGCGCTCTTCTCGCGAGAGTCCTCGTCTCGCCGGCGTTCCTCTATCGCCTCGAGACCGATGCTCCGGGGCCCGAGCGTCCCCTGAACGGCTTCGAGCTCGCCAGCCGGATGAGTTTTTTCCTGTGGTCCTCGGTTCCCGACGACGAGCTGCGCCGCGCCGCGGCGGCCGGCGAGCTCAGTCGTCCGGCGCTGCTCGCCAGGCAGGTGAAGCGCATGACCGCCGATCCGAAGGCGCGCCGCTTCGCGACCGAGTTCTTCGGGCAGTGGCTGGGCTTCTATCACTTCGATCGCTACCGCGGCGTGGACACCGGACGCTTCCCGGAATTCACCGACGAAGTGAGGGCGGCGATGTACGAGGAAGCGATCTCGACCTTCGAGCACATCGTCCGGCGCGACCGGCCCGTCAGCGAGATCCTCGCGGCCGACTACACCTTCCTGAACAAGCCGCTGGCGGACTTCTACGGCATCGAGCGCAGCGTGGCGTCGGCGGAGCGCATGGAACTGGTGGAAGGCGCCGGCGCATTCAACCGCGGCGGCGCGCTGCGTCTCGGCTCCGTGCTGACGGCGACCTCGGCGCCGCTCCGCACCAGTCCGGTCAAGCGCGGCGACTGGATCCTGAGACGCATTCTCGGCACGCCGACGCCGCCGCCGCCGGCCGACGCGGGCACCATCGCGGCCGACGACCGGACGTTCAACGGCCTCACCTTGCGCGAGAAGCTGGCCCAGCACAAGCGCAACGCCACCTGCGCCAACTGCCACCTGCGCATCGACCCGCTCGGCTTTCCGCTCGAGGGCTTCGACGCCGTCGGGCGATCCCGCGCGGCCTATGCCGACGGCAAGCCCGTGGACGTCACCGGGGAATTCGCCGACAAGACCACGATCGTCGGACCCGATGGTCTGCTGCGGTACTTGCAGCAACACGACAAGCAGGTGGTGACGACGCTGGCGAAGAA
The sequence above is a segment of the Vicinamibacterales bacterium genome. Coding sequences within it:
- a CDS encoding DUF1592 domain-containing protein codes for the protein MTRLTFGAALLLGGASVMAAQAPAPRRAAPPPAVASSRTFQPPETFRKYCFECHGGTRHKGDVSIERLIRLSAQSSVGDYWEEWNKVAEMLETGAMPPRDDADLFPTDDERAATGAWIRSALAAYEAKHAGDPGRITVRRLTSAEYAYAVRDLTGLDLDAGIDASSDSVGGEGFTNFGDVQFVEETSVERYLEAAKQVADHAVVGAGPLEFFADAGRTGLELSALNRINGLYRSKGFRVVSGEGGRPFGLDRYGKAFFVAWYYKHRVALGDPAATIRGLAAKEGITGRFAEHVWTVLNTRDSGYPTRVTVDGWTKLPAPGPDVAASLAAARAGCDDLYKALTTWPSWFFARGDLAAGGAGDESPLVFDDTTLKAETTRRYTYTLNPRGGRGRPSVAAGPVKVLLTYADVNPRPGSRPAVIWRNPRIVTRAPGAAGGAGPSTALGAGRGRGASGPILSTRSLRLSLPADVAGSLAFGTSPDASVMGPEDFAATKTMSFSIDVPPGDNLVEFQADAELGSDRNAVIRVTISDRAEGSPRDAPQRAILGDPKSTGYEQFRARIAEYVSLLPPNSHGEANPADKDPVPPPFDNTYNSPEHDAFVMNVKYQRNDRFFTENIVDGADRARLNQAWNDLFGSWPYHDAYLAMLADHYEVALDSRKIEDMTASRIAALPSAIRPHVLALRAHYDQVRKAQALAEPGHVTDALAFASRAWRRPLTAAEKASLRTFYQRARTANGLDHDAAIRALLARVLVSPAFLYRLETDAPGPERPLNGFELASRMSFFLWSSVPDDELRRAAAAGELSRPALLARQVKRMTADPKARRFATEFFGQWLGFYHFDRYRGVDTGRFPEFTDEVRAAMYEEAISTFEHIVRRDRPVSEILAADYTFLNKPLADFYGIERSVASAERMELVEGAGAFNRGGALRLGSVLTATSAPLRTSPVKRGDWILRRILGTPTPPPPADAGTIAADDRTFNGLTLREKLAQHKRNATCANCHLRIDPLGFPLEGFDAVGRSRAAYADGKPVDVTGEFADKTTIVGPDGLLRYLQQHDKQVVTTLAKKMIGYALGRTVRGSDRGLVEAMARRGGAASVSDLATAIVTSRQFRNRAGSSK